One region of uncultured Sulfurimonas sp. genomic DNA includes:
- a CDS encoding 30S ribosomal protein S1, whose product MAFDNESFEEEENFAEMFAATEKQQESTRIVEGEIVEIQADENRALVGVGDKLEGIVNLDEIRGENGELLFNTGDKIKVMVMGYYNERPKISYTKVLEQQKTIDFIELHKEDFEEVIIEGVITKKNRGGYVVEADNVSFFMPRSLAAFKDGDDVVGRKIKAQVVKVDAAENSIVVSRRKLFNEERKRKKEIIDKLMEDDIIVEGTIKKITSYGMFVDVGGVDGLVHYNEISYKGPVNPSKLYKEGDVVTVKAISYDKDKRHLSLSIKAVQPDPWAEVESELDEGDTITVTVSNIEAYGVFVDLGNDIEGFLHISEITWDKNVKNPNDYLTVGQEIDVEVIEINPKTHKLRVSLKRLLPKPFDEFTKNFNEGDVVTGTVTSLTDFGAFVRVGSVEGLLHNQDISWDKNTKCKDVLKSGDEVEVKIAKINAEDQKISLNRKTLLESPIDKFATSHKINSVVNGTIRDIKDFGVFISLEDGVDALIRDEDLSPLVKEELEIGQEIEAAIAVIDTRRDRIRLSVKKLDYIKNQALLEEINDNSSNSLGDLIKDKFK is encoded by the coding sequence ATGGCGTTCGATAACGAATCATTTGAAGAAGAAGAAAATTTTGCAGAGATGTTTGCTGCAACAGAGAAACAGCAAGAATCAACTCGCATCGTAGAAGGTGAGATTGTTGAGATTCAAGCAGACGAGAATAGAGCATTAGTAGGTGTTGGCGATAAGCTAGAAGGTATTGTAAATCTTGATGAAATCCGTGGTGAAAACGGTGAATTATTATTTAATACTGGCGATAAAATAAAAGTAATGGTTATGGGATATTATAATGAACGTCCTAAAATTTCTTATACAAAAGTTTTAGAGCAACAAAAAACTATTGACTTTATTGAACTACACAAAGAAGACTTTGAAGAAGTAATTATCGAGGGTGTTATTACTAAGAAAAACCGTGGCGGTTATGTAGTAGAAGCAGATAATGTTTCTTTCTTTATGCCACGTTCATTAGCAGCTTTTAAAGATGGTGATGATGTAGTTGGTCGTAAAATAAAAGCTCAAGTTGTTAAAGTAGATGCTGCTGAGAACTCAATAGTTGTTTCTCGTCGTAAACTTTTTAATGAAGAGCGTAAGCGTAAAAAAGAAATCATTGATAAACTAATGGAAGACGATATTATTGTTGAAGGTACTATCAAAAAAATCACTAGCTATGGTATGTTCGTAGATGTTGGTGGTGTTGATGGTTTAGTACATTACAATGAAATTAGTTACAAAGGCCCAGTTAATCCGTCTAAACTTTACAAAGAGGGTGATGTTGTAACGGTTAAAGCAATTTCATATGACAAAGATAAAAGACATCTTTCTCTATCAATAAAAGCTGTTCAACCAGACCCATGGGCTGAAGTTGAGAGTGAATTAGATGAAGGCGATACAATTACAGTAACTGTTTCAAATATTGAAGCTTATGGTGTATTTGTTGACCTTGGAAATGATATTGAAGGTTTCTTACATATCTCAGAAATAACTTGGGATAAAAATGTTAAAAACCCTAATGATTATTTAACTGTTGGTCAAGAAATTGATGTTGAAGTTATTGAAATCAATCCTAAAACGCATAAATTACGTGTTTCATTAAAAAGACTTTTACCAAAACCATTTGATGAATTTACTAAAAATTTCAATGAAGGTGATGTAGTAACAGGTACTGTTACATCTCTTACTGATTTTGGTGCATTTGTACGTGTTGGTTCAGTTGAAGGATTACTTCATAATCAAGATATTTCTTGGGACAAAAATACTAAATGTAAAGATGTTTTAAAATCAGGTGATGAAGTTGAAGTTAAAATTGCTAAAATCAATGCTGAAGATCAAAAAATATCTCTAAATCGTAAAACTCTTTTAGAATCTCCTATAGATAAGTTTGCTACAAGTCATAAAATTAACTCTGTTGTAAATGGAACTATACGTGATATAAAAGATTTTGGCGTATTTATTTCTTTAGAAGATGGTGTAGATGCACTTATTCGTGATGAAGATTTATCTCCATTAGTAAAAGAAGAGTTAGAAATCGGTCAAGAAATAGAAGCTGCTATAGCTGTTATTGATACACGTAGAGATCGTATTCGTTTATCTGTTAAAAAATTAGACTATATTAAAAATCAAGCACTTTTAGAAGAGATTAATGATAATTCATCAAATTCTCTTGGTGATTTGATAAAAGATAAATTCAAATAA
- the serA gene encoding phosphoglycerate dehydrogenase, translated as MPNHKKHTIVVCDHIHEAGLEMLRNDENINFIMAADEDKTKLVEEIIPLADVAITRSSTDVDEFFIKHATNMKAIVRAGVGVDNVDIDGCSKEGIIVMNVPTANTIAAVELTMAHMLSCMRMFPYSHDHLKNQRIWKREKWYGYEMKGKKLGVIGFGNIGSRVAKRAKSFEMDIIAYDPYIHPSKVTDLDMTYTKDFSDILACDIITIHTPKNQETLNMIDEAEIAQMKDGVVLINCARGGLYNEEALYNNLKSEKIRFAGIDVFNKEPATNHPLLDLDNIVVSPHLGANTYESQYNIGTEAAQNAIEAAKGISFAHAMNLPIDESKIPSFVKPFLEMGQKIGFLASQINQSQIVAIKVSGQGEISKYVESLSTFVAVGAMSQNSSDTINYVNAEFVAKEKGIKIESESLNDSAVYKNLITVKLTTSEGTTTISATIFDDGVKRMVAIDGFDIEVALKGDMILFKNSDVPGVIGSIGSTLAKNNVNIADFSLARNKDSEALAVILVDNAVNEKTLNELASLEACLSVDYARV; from the coding sequence ATGCCTAATCATAAAAAACATACAATTGTAGTTTGTGACCATATTCATGAAGCAGGTTTAGAGATGCTTCGTAATGATGAAAATATTAATTTTATAATGGCTGCAGACGAGGATAAAACTAAACTTGTTGAAGAAATTATTCCATTGGCTGATGTAGCAATTACTAGAAGTTCAACTGATGTTGATGAATTTTTTATTAAACATGCTACTAATATGAAAGCTATTGTTAGAGCAGGTGTTGGTGTTGATAATGTAGATATTGATGGTTGTTCTAAAGAAGGAATTATCGTTATGAATGTACCAACTGCAAATACAATAGCAGCAGTTGAGCTTACAATGGCACATATGCTTTCATGTATGAGAATGTTCCCATACTCTCATGATCATCTTAAAAACCAAAGAATTTGGAAAAGAGAAAAATGGTATGGATATGAGATGAAAGGTAAAAAGCTTGGTGTTATCGGTTTTGGTAATATCGGTTCTCGTGTTGCAAAAAGAGCTAAATCTTTTGAGATGGATATAATTGCTTATGATCCGTATATACATCCATCAAAAGTAACCGACCTTGATATGACTTACACTAAAGATTTTTCAGATATTTTAGCTTGTGATATTATTACTATTCACACTCCTAAAAATCAAGAAACACTTAACATGATTGATGAAGCAGAGATTGCTCAAATGAAAGATGGTGTAGTTTTAATCAACTGTGCTAGAGGTGGTCTTTATAATGAAGAAGCACTTTACAATAATCTTAAATCTGAAAAAATTCGTTTTGCAGGTATCGATGTATTTAACAAAGAACCAGCTACTAATCATCCATTATTAGATTTAGATAATATTGTTGTATCTCCTCACTTAGGTGCTAACACTTATGAGTCTCAGTATAATATTGGAACAGAAGCTGCACAAAATGCTATCGAAGCTGCTAAAGGTATCTCTTTTGCTCATGCAATGAACTTGCCTATTGATGAGAGTAAAATTCCATCATTTGTAAAACCATTTTTAGAAATGGGACAAAAGATTGGTTTCTTAGCATCTCAAATAAACCAATCACAAATAGTAGCTATAAAAGTTAGCGGTCAAGGTGAAATATCTAAGTATGTTGAATCTCTATCTACTTTTGTAGCAGTTGGAGCTATGAGTCAAAACTCAAGCGATACTATTAACTATGTAAATGCAGAGTTTGTAGCAAAAGAAAAAGGTATAAAAATAGAATCAGAATCTCTTAATGATTCTGCTGTATATAAAAATTTAATAACTGTTAAGCTTACAACATCAGAAGGTACTACTACAATTAGCGCTACTATTTTTGATGATGGTGTTAAGCGTATGGTTGCTATTGATGGTTTTGATATAGAAGTGGCTCTTAAGGGAGATATGATTTTATTTAAAAACAGTGATGTGCCTGGTGTTATTGGTAGCATAGGCTCAACATTAGCAAAAAACAATGTAAATATTGCTGACTTTTCATTAGCTAGAAATAAAGATTCAGAAGCTTTAGCTGTAATCCTAGTGGATAATGCTGTAAATGAAAAAACTCTTAATGAACTAGCTTCACTAGAAGCTTGTTTAAGCGTTGATTACGCAAGAGTATAA
- a CDS encoding 4-hydroxy-3-methylbut-2-enyl diphosphate reductase: MKIELAENYGFCFGVKRAIKIAEENKNSATYGPLIHNSKEIARLEKDFKVGLTDNHKSFKSGDKAVIRTHGIPKNELQELKDNSVDVVDATCPYVTKPQQICQEMSEAGYDIIIFGDEAHPEIKGVKSYATHGARVVTCPKDLEDLKLKERIALVAQTTRKVEDYMEVANYLIPRHKEVRVFNTICNATFENQEAVRKISKKADVMIIIGGKNSSNTKQLFSISDDYCQNSYHIEDENDLDYSWFKDKKFCGISAGASTPDWIIQNVVNSIQKNVNK, translated from the coding sequence ATGAAAATAGAACTTGCTGAAAATTATGGATTTTGCTTTGGTGTAAAAAGAGCTATTAAAATAGCAGAAGAGAATAAAAACTCTGCTACTTATGGTCCTCTTATTCATAACTCTAAAGAAATTGCAAGGCTTGAAAAAGATTTTAAAGTTGGTTTAACTGATAATCATAAAAGTTTTAAATCAGGGGATAAAGCAGTTATTCGTACTCATGGTATTCCAAAAAATGAGCTTCAAGAACTAAAAGATAATAGTGTTGATGTGGTAGATGCAACTTGTCCATATGTAACAAAACCACAACAAATTTGTCAAGAAATGAGTGAAGCTGGTTATGATATTATTATTTTTGGAGATGAAGCGCATCCAGAGATTAAAGGTGTTAAAAGTTATGCTACACATGGTGCAAGAGTGGTTACTTGTCCAAAAGATTTAGAAGATTTAAAACTAAAAGAACGTATAGCTTTAGTAGCTCAAACAACTAGAAAAGTTGAAGATTATATGGAAGTAGCTAACTATCTTATACCAAGACATAAAGAAGTTAGAGTATTTAATACTATCTGTAATGCTACTTTTGAGAATCAAGAAGCTGTTAGAAAAATCTCTAAAAAAGCTGATGTAATGATTATTATAGGTGGTAAAAATTCATCTAACACAAAACAACTCTTTAGCATCTCGGATGATTATTGTCAAAATAGTTACCACATAGAAGATGAAAATGATTTGGACTATAGTTGGTTTAAAGACAAAAAATTTTGCGGTATAAGTGCAGGCGCATCTACACCTGATTGGATTATTCAAAATGTTGTAAACTCTATCCAAAAAAATGTCAATAAATAA
- the aroA gene encoding 3-phosphoshikimate 1-carboxyvinyltransferase, translating to MSCVAVSKANKFSIKLEAIAPDKSISHRCAMFAMLASGTSEIKNFLRAEDTLNSLEIVKNLGATIEDDGETIKISSDGIKEPFEILDCGNSGTGIRLFCGLLSSANGHFVLTGDKYLRKRPMKRVTNPLREIGAIIDGREDSNLAPLSIRGASLKAFNYESKIASAQVKSCMILAALRSDGTCTYFEPELSRDHTERMLKGMGADIVVDGLKTTISPMKKLLSPLTIRVPADPSSAFFFAVAAAITPDSDIVLQGVTLNPTRIEAFKALERMGADISYKLTDNKYEPIGDIHVKYAPLHSITVEDNISWLIDELPALSIAFACASGESIVKNAEELRVKESDRISTVVEGLRAAGIEVHEYKDGYRVVGGELKSATIDSDGDHRIAMSFIIAGLRCGMNVTDLDCINTSFPNFFELLQKITNLEFK from the coding sequence ATGAGCTGTGTTGCAGTAAGCAAAGCCAATAAATTTTCAATAAAATTAGAAGCAATTGCACCTGATAAATCTATCTCTCATCGTTGTGCTATGTTTGCTATGCTTGCATCTGGCACAAGTGAAATCAAAAATTTTTTAAGAGCAGAAGATACTCTTAACTCTTTGGAAATTGTAAAAAATTTAGGTGCTACTATTGAAGACGATGGTGAGACTATTAAAATTTCTTCTGATGGTATAAAAGAACCATTTGAGATTCTTGATTGTGGAAACTCAGGAACTGGCATAAGACTTTTTTGTGGATTACTTAGTTCAGCTAATGGTCATTTTGTTTTAACAGGCGATAAATATCTACGTAAACGCCCAATGAAACGAGTTACAAATCCTTTACGTGAAATAGGTGCAATTATAGATGGAAGAGAAGATTCTAACTTAGCACCACTTAGTATCCGTGGAGCATCTCTAAAAGCATTTAACTATGAGAGTAAAATTGCATCTGCTCAAGTTAAATCATGTATGATTTTAGCAGCACTTCGTTCTGATGGAACTTGTACTTATTTTGAACCTGAATTATCTCGTGATCATACAGAGAGAATGCTAAAAGGTATGGGTGCAGATATAGTTGTTGATGGACTTAAAACTACAATAAGCCCTATGAAGAAACTTTTATCTCCTCTTACTATAAGAGTTCCAGCTGATCCATCAAGTGCATTTTTCTTTGCAGTTGCAGCAGCTATTACACCTGATTCTGACATAGTTTTACAAGGTGTAACACTAAATCCTACTCGTATAGAAGCGTTTAAAGCATTGGAGAGAATGGGAGCTGATATTAGTTATAAATTAACTGATAATAAGTATGAGCCTATTGGTGATATTCATGTTAAATATGCTCCACTTCATTCAATTACAGTAGAAGATAATATTTCATGGCTTATAGATGAACTTCCAGCACTCTCTATTGCTTTTGCTTGTGCAAGCGGAGAGTCTATAGTTAAAAATGCAGAGGAACTACGTGTAAAAGAGAGTGACAGAATTTCTACTGTTGTAGAAGGACTCCGTGCTGCAGGTATAGAAGTTCATGAGTACAAAGATGGCTATAGAGTCGTTGGTGGAGAGTTAAAAAGCGCTACTATAGATAGCGATGGTGATCATAGAATTGCTATGAGTTTTATTATTGCAGGTCTTAGATGCGGTATGAATGTAACTGACTTGGATTGTATAAATACATCTTTTCCAAACTTTTTTGAGTTACTACAAAAAATTACTAATCTTGAGTTTAAGTAA
- a CDS encoding GGDEF domain-containing protein: MPQKLAPNLLSIIDSIENNRLQIVSEWIELDTVKLVFQRYKIDSIKFKKNYGISILEYFIDVVREEKKVGDCPTMSRVINFLLDKHITPKDVFDICMGLRKSLVNYLFNKKLIEHNSMKIMDEVSNIYDANLSGVLGLFTSHYENKQQTIQKIVARQKKFSQITKILNFVNTKIIIVQNEHIIFANKPFLEVVGIDNIKEFAINYSNTFSFMKNVESSCSVKFDLENIDEWLHAVYNSHKPFTTEIFNKKRLESFTYSAHVTTLPQSEPIKYIISFNGVSAYVADEAIIKDKLEHDKLTKLYNYAKFIHVMSEEQRKALANNIQLAMVVVDIPELKEINKKLGMDVGDKTIIEVAKKLKSQAQDGMIIARLEGSRFGVLMQYEHEQEAYDWCSELYEDLNKTSQRKTVSITAFDLAETLNSVQIRAHVLIDDINLLQEGTVATDFENIILYEPIENQKKFTDRLKNIKSIKSTIYYKGLSVVADNKIIHTDKDSIIIKLPKKEFYVIQYNKCIYLEFPILGWVKASIYSVDEKNNSVTINRFRIYKDTPLKRKLFRVEAEEDMSVHLSCDNTENDGIVYDMNEECIAIIIKRKKNLDEGSFVFINTTLNINNIMTSFISETTVKKIEKLKSGFKIILLCHLDNSNKNLIKEYIAKRQIAIINELKDKL, encoded by the coding sequence ATGCCTCAAAAATTAGCCCCAAATCTTTTAAGTATAATTGATTCAATTGAAAACAATCGTTTACAAATAGTTAGTGAATGGATTGAATTAGATACAGTAAAACTAGTTTTTCAAAGATATAAAATTGATTCTATAAAATTTAAAAAAAATTATGGAATTTCAATTTTAGAATACTTTATTGATGTTGTTAGGGAAGAAAAAAAAGTTGGTGATTGTCCTACAATGAGTAGGGTAATAAATTTTTTATTAGATAAACATATAACTCCTAAAGATGTTTTTGATATCTGTATGGGACTGAGAAAATCACTTGTAAATTATTTATTTAATAAAAAACTTATTGAACATAATAGTATGAAGATTATGGATGAAGTGTCCAATATTTACGATGCTAACTTATCTGGAGTACTTGGTTTATTTACTTCTCATTATGAAAATAAACAACAAACTATACAAAAAATAGTAGCTAGACAAAAAAAGTTTTCACAGATTACGAAAATATTAAATTTTGTAAATACAAAAATTATTATTGTACAAAATGAGCATATTATATTTGCAAATAAACCATTTTTAGAAGTTGTTGGAATAGATAACATAAAAGAGTTTGCAATAAATTATTCTAATACATTTAGCTTTATGAAAAATGTTGAAAGTTCTTGTAGTGTTAAGTTTGATTTAGAAAATATTGATGAGTGGTTACACGCTGTTTACAACTCTCATAAACCATTTACAACAGAGATATTTAATAAAAAAAGACTAGAGTCGTTTACATATAGTGCTCACGTAACAACTCTTCCACAAAGTGAACCTATAAAGTACATAATTAGCTTTAATGGTGTCTCAGCCTATGTGGCTGATGAGGCAATTATCAAGGATAAACTTGAACACGATAAATTAACTAAGTTATATAATTATGCTAAATTTATTCATGTAATGAGTGAAGAACAACGTAAAGCACTTGCAAATAATATTCAACTTGCTATGGTTGTAGTTGATATTCCTGAGTTAAAAGAAATAAATAAAAAACTAGGTATGGATGTTGGTGATAAAACAATAATAGAAGTCGCTAAAAAACTTAAATCTCAAGCACAAGATGGAATGATTATCGCTCGTTTAGAAGGAAGTAGATTTGGGGTATTAATGCAATATGAGCATGAACAAGAAGCATATGATTGGTGTAGTGAACTTTATGAAGATTTAAATAAAACTTCTCAACGTAAAACAGTATCCATCACAGCTTTTGATTTAGCAGAAACATTAAATAGTGTTCAAATTAGAGCACATGTTCTTATCGATGATATAAATCTTTTACAAGAGGGAACTGTAGCTACAGATTTTGAAAATATAATATTGTATGAACCTATAGAAAATCAAAAAAAATTCACAGATAGATTAAAAAATATAAAAAGTATTAAATCTACAATTTACTATAAAGGGCTATCTGTAGTTGCTGATAATAAAATAATCCATACAGATAAAGATAGCATTATAATTAAACTTCCAAAAAAAGAATTTTATGTTATACAATATAATAAGTGCATATATTTAGAGTTTCCTATACTTGGCTGGGTTAAAGCTTCTATATATAGTGTTGATGAGAAAAATAATTCGGTGACAATAAATCGTTTTAGAATTTATAAAGATACCCCTTTAAAACGCAAGTTATTTAGAGTAGAAGCAGAAGAAGATATGAGTGTCCATCTGTCTTGTGATAATACAGAAAATGATGGCATTGTTTATGATATGAATGAAGAATGTATTGCAATAATAATAAAACGTAAAAAGAATTTAGATGAAGGAAGTTTTGTATTTATAAATACTACATTAAATATAAACAATATAATGACTTCTTTTATATCAGAAACTACTGTAAAAAAAATAGAAAAATTAAAAAGTGGCTTTAAGATTATACTTTTATGTCATTTGGATAATTCAAATAAAAATCTTATAAAAGAGTACATTGCTAAACGTCAAATAGCTATTATAAATGAATTAAAAGATAAGTTATAA
- the pheT gene encoding phenylalanine--tRNA ligase subunit beta, protein MIVTRSWLNEWIDLSGITTENLAKTFNAIGLEVDRMHTYKVPKKIIVGKVLECEKHPDADKLNVCKVDIGTSIRQIVCGASNVRVGLDVVVATIGAVMPNGTVIKPVKLRGVESEGMICSASEIGLEDFQSGILELDSSIGKYELGQEVSTLPTLNDDLIEIELTANRGDCLSIRGVARDLSAAYDRPIIETNINEDEDRRVGIGRILSLSHENGLDVNLRYRAVDLKDLSLPLIVKLRLAQMEDSRETDIEALMLYVTQSSGVIIRAYNYDFFCANNDSIAKVELKKDENGYASIMSSAKASTIGIIQEDASKVTYDEGTVLLEASYIPPDIISKKMQESKIESGPMYYRTSRGSEPELNQGLNFCLNLLESNSNSSVYGGTIELCDSYEDKIVSVTKSEIDEIVGAKIDKVKITKILRNLGFDTTKSSQENFVIAVPRFRHDISNKQDIVEEIVRLVGIDNIPSKPFVFSESSKLEDDYFAYKKRSIYRHKAAQSGFFENVAFIFDEKKVLSEYGFNTTDEELELLNPIVNTLDTLRPTLMSGLLKAASQNVKNGVASVRLFEVGSVFSPLREESLRMSFLFSGDTQKESLANAGKPKKVDFAFFTQKISDVIGEFELRQYETSHTLSHIYQCAQLLQNGEIIGELFRVHPTVEDDYGLEATYMCELDFTKLSYGLKIAKKSSKYQASFRDLSIIMPKSMKYEDVKKVIDENATNELIRFYPVDKYSDEALGENMSLSIRFVLQSFEKTLEEDDINSSMEAILKALNSKLGIGLR, encoded by the coding sequence ATGATAGTTACTAGAAGTTGGTTAAATGAGTGGATTGATCTTAGTGGAATTACAACTGAAAATTTAGCAAAAACATTTAATGCAATTGGTTTAGAAGTAGATCGAATGCATACATATAAAGTTCCTAAAAAAATTATTGTAGGTAAAGTTTTAGAGTGTGAAAAACATCCAGATGCAGATAAATTAAACGTTTGTAAAGTAGATATTGGAACAAGTATTCGTCAAATTGTTTGTGGCGCTTCAAATGTAAGAGTTGGACTTGACGTTGTAGTTGCAACTATCGGCGCAGTTATGCCAAATGGTACAGTTATAAAACCTGTAAAACTCAGAGGTGTTGAATCTGAGGGTATGATTTGTAGTGCTAGTGAAATTGGTCTTGAAGATTTTCAAAGTGGAATATTAGAACTAGATAGTAGTATTGGTAAGTATGAACTAGGTCAAGAAGTATCTACGCTTCCTACATTAAATGATGATTTGATAGAGATAGAACTAACTGCAAATCGTGGTGATTGTTTAAGTATTAGAGGTGTTGCACGAGATTTAAGTGCTGCGTATGATAGACCTATTATAGAAACAAATATCAATGAAGATGAAGACAGAAGAGTGGGAATAGGGCGAATTTTAAGTCTTTCTCACGAAAATGGCTTAGATGTTAATCTTCGCTATAGAGCAGTTGACTTAAAAGATTTATCTCTTCCTTTGATTGTAAAACTTAGATTAGCTCAAATGGAAGATTCTAGAGAAACCGATATAGAAGCTCTGATGCTTTATGTGACTCAAAGTAGTGGCGTAATTATAAGAGCTTATAATTATGATTTTTTCTGTGCAAATAATGACTCAATTGCAAAAGTTGAGCTTAAAAAAGATGAAAATGGTTATGCATCTATAATGTCAAGTGCTAAAGCTTCAACTATTGGAATTATCCAAGAAGATGCATCTAAGGTTACTTATGATGAGGGAACAGTTTTACTAGAAGCTAGTTATATTCCTCCAGATATTATCTCTAAAAAAATGCAAGAGTCTAAGATAGAGTCTGGTCCAATGTATTATAGAACATCAAGAGGAAGTGAACCTGAATTAAATCAAGGTCTTAATTTTTGTTTGAACTTATTAGAATCAAATTCTAATTCATCAGTATATGGTGGCACTATAGAACTATGTGACTCTTATGAAGATAAAATTGTAAGTGTTACAAAAAGTGAAATAGATGAAATAGTTGGGGCAAAAATAGACAAAGTTAAAATAACTAAGATTTTAAGAAATTTAGGTTTTGATACAACGAAATCATCACAAGAAAATTTTGTGATAGCTGTCCCAAGATTTCGCCATGATATCTCAAATAAACAAGATATTGTCGAAGAAATTGTTCGTCTTGTTGGAATAGACAATATCCCATCAAAGCCTTTTGTTTTTTCTGAATCTTCAAAACTTGAAGATGATTATTTCGCATATAAAAAACGTAGCATCTATAGACACAAAGCCGCACAAAGCGGTTTTTTTGAAAATGTAGCTTTTATATTTGATGAGAAAAAAGTTCTTAGTGAGTATGGTTTTAATACGACTGATGAAGAGCTAGAGCTTTTAAATCCAATAGTAAATACTTTAGATACATTAAGACCAACTTTAATGAGTGGACTTTTAAAAGCTGCATCTCAAAATGTGAAAAATGGTGTAGCATCTGTAAGACTATTTGAAGTTGGTTCTGTATTTTCTCCACTAAGAGAAGAGTCTTTAAGAATGTCTTTTTTATTTAGTGGTGATACTCAAAAAGAAAGTTTAGCAAATGCTGGAAAGCCTAAAAAAGTGGATTTTGCATTTTTTACACAAAAGATATCTGATGTAATAGGTGAATTTGAACTTCGCCAATATGAAACATCACATACACTTTCTCATATTTATCAATGTGCTCAACTTTTACAAAATGGTGAAATCATCGGTGAATTGTTCCGTGTGCATCCAACTGTAGAAGATGATTATGGACTTGAAGCTACTTATATGTGTGAACTTGATTTTACAAAACTTTCTTATGGACTAAAAATTGCAAAAAAATCATCAAAATATCAAGCATCTTTTAGAGATTTAAGCATTATTATGCCAAAAAGTATGAAATATGAAGATGTCAAAAAAGTAATAGATGAAAATGCTACTAATGAACTTATAAGATTTTATCCAGTTGATAAATATAGTGATGAAGCTTTAGGTGAAAATATGAGCTTATCAATTCGCTTTGTACTTCAATCATTTGAGAAAACTTTAGAAGAAGATGATATAAACTCTTCTATGGAAGCGATATTAAAAGCTTTAAATAGTAAGTTAGGAATCGGTCTTAGATGA